The genomic region ACAAATGAGGGTCATCTTCAATCATCAAAGGCTAAACGTAACCCTTGACTATGTTTTAGCCCTATAAACGTTTTATATTTTACAGACTAATTTAgggctaattttttttcatctcaaacCATGCGgtgctttattttattcctccttcatattttataacttttttagGCCAAACTTAGTCTACTCCGAGGCTACATATTACCTGCCTTGTGACCAAActaatcatgattttgttagCCCGAATTCCTTTAGCCCTGTGGTTGGATACTGATCCTTACAATTTTTTATGGCTAAATGTGGCTTATAGTCTTTAGCTCGAGAGGacctaattatatattaattcaataattatcttataaataatcaaatgtaTCAATCGCACATTAATGTTAGGAAAATAGGTTTCTTAACTCGAAAGAGTAAAATGATGACCATACGCTCGAAACTAGCTAGTGGCGATGGGCCATGCGTGGCCATATATATTCTGACTAAGACAGGCTGAGCCACAGCTCTAATGGTTATGTAATGTAATGCATGCATCGAAAATTCGAAAAGGTCAAAGAAACTTTCATATTCATTAGGACTAGGATCGGGGTTGAGTTGGATTTTATATCAAGTAGGATGGACAGCAACTCGTAATTTCGTACGCAAACTATATTTATTGGTTAATAGTTTCCTCTGTATTGGAGAACAACTTACATATTACAGATATACTATTAACGtgacattttattttaatacctacaatattttgtataaattttctcaacataGAGTTATATTATTAGCACAGAATGATAATGAATGCGTACTCATATCACAAAAGTCGTAATCATATTATCACAAAAGTCCTTCTCCTCGTATTGTCAAGATCTCATGCAAGAAGATCCAAAGTACATATGATGAGAAACCACATGGATGAACATGCATGATTAGGCTTTGCAGTTGGCAATTTGGCATGCACCACCTGCACTTTCCCCTTATTTTTCACGTGGAGTGGGAGATGTAATTTACATCAATCTAATCAGGGTTTCGTGTGGTTGTTTTGACGTATTGGTGTATCAGATTCATTTAATGTGTAAAATTAAATGAGGGCTCATTGTGATGGTGGGGGAAGTACTTCTAATCAATCATACAATGTAAACTGtgttaaaaacttaaattaagTATAGTTTATTTAAGATGCCAGTACTttaatgtttttgtttcatGCAAGTTACCGTCGGATAAAAGAGAGGTTCGAATTCAAGTGTGGAGCGCTTGGCTCCTTGCCTTCTCcaggtaatgctagagagataatatttgaagacaaaatttagaaactaaattatatgtcatcaataaaaataaatacgtttatcaatgtttaagtaataaatcaatcatcaatttctgtattttttagtttccaaaattttatttacaaccGTGGCCTCCAGTCAATCAGTCTTATCCTATTTCACAGTTGGCCTGCTTCCTTCCTCATCCAATCACAAAactgaaacaaaacaaaagaaagcgaAGAAAAGAAGTGAGAGGCCTGAAGGTTGCAACTTGCAATCGTAAAGTCGCCCCTTCACAGACACCCACCCCTCCCTCCCTGCTGCCTGCTGTCCTCCCTCTCTTCCCCACACATACTTCCCAGTACATTCACTGTATACCCTCCTTTTCCCCTACTTTTTAGTTTCCCCCCCACCCATTGCCTTTGCCCTTTTGATTTCCTTCCCTTTTTAACCCTATGTATTTACCAAATTGCCATGCCCACTGCccaatatctctctctctctctctctctctctctctctctatatatataatataatatatatatatacacacacacacatagctGTATATTATATCTCACCTTCACAACATTCACAACCACTTTCCCTCTCACTTCATATATGTACATCCACCATGGAAAGACGCTTGAGAACTAAGCTAACAtcatatatataacatatatgtATCTATAGACTATATTGTTGCtatatacagagagagagagagagagagagagagagagagagatcataaTCCATTAATTTAGTATGGGGTTACAAAGCCAGCTGAACGACGTCTCATCCGACTCCATCCCACTCCTACTCATCGCACTCATCGCCAGTTCCATCAACCACCTCCGCTCCTCCCTCCTCACCCTCCTTCATTTTCTGGGCCTCAGCCCCCATCCCGGTCCAGGCACAGACTACGACGAAGGCGATATTGCGGGCCCGACCGTGGGCTCGGGACTCGCGGGTCCCGATAACCTGTCCGACCAACTCGCCATCAACCGCCAGTTATCCTATCCATACGACCGTGACGACGCCGTTGCCACCGCACGGGATTGCGATTGCGTGGTGTGCTTGTGCACCTTAAGGGATGGGGAGCAGGTCCGCATGCTCCAGTGCCGCCACGTGTTCCACAAGCACTGCTTCGACTCCTGCCTCAACCACCTCAACTTCAATTGCCCTCTCTGCCGCTCTCCCGTCGTAAACCTCGACGGCGGCGCGCTCCCGCGCTCCCGACTCTCCCGCGACCTCCGCCACTGGCTTTCCATCCGCTGAGAATCAATGGAGATAACATCATAAATATATGATCACATGGTGTCCACTTATATCCGCCCATCCGCCGGcggtttcttctttttttccttctctgctttttccattttttttttttttttgatattttagaGAGTTGTTGGCCATGGATTGTTTGGTCCTTctaacttcttcttttttcttttcttttttttaactctctgggtttttttttttttttttctagactGTAAATTTTTGGTGTGCTAATTAAATAAGGAAGAGGGATGTTTTTGTATTTACCGccatttttaatatattttatgatGCATGTTAAGATTAGAAATTTAAAAAGGTTACTAAATGGTAAATAAAAGTGGGGAATTATATGATAATTTGGGTTTTACTAGTTCTATGTTcgtgtaaatataaaaattaaaaaaaaaaaagaagaaaaatatatagaaaaGAGAGAAGTCATAGtgtgtgtaaatataaaaattaagaaaaagaaaaatatatgaaaaatagagaagttgaagagaaatgtgaaaaaaagaagagggagagaaaatgtgggttatgttttctttttagaTACTTGTACTATCATTTGTATCATTATGTAGGGCTTATCAACGTATCTAAattttatctctattagaaagatgatacaaatagatagtaaaagtaatatttttatttatttttaattatatatgctaagtgacataaaacagaaaaaaaaaagaaaaggattggGCTGTTAAATAATTGCAAAGCCCAAACATATAATTGTTCTACTTCCTGCGGAGAAATCTAAAACATCAAGTACCCTTTTCGTCTAAAGGGACATCCATCTGGCTGCGAAGATCCTGACGACGAGTGTTCTTGCGAACGTGAACGGACAAACCATCTTAGAAATTATCCGGGGAAAATACTACGTGCACAACATCTCATATGACGATTAAATCCTCCGTTTGGTCGACGTCAACTTTGCCTACGGATCCTGCAGCCTTCCGTCTGGAACTGTCGAAACAGGCGACGGGAATGTCAAGGATTTTCAGTTCCAAGGAGCTGTGATACCATACTAGTCGATTTCGAATCGTCAAGTGCTTCAAAAACATCAGCGGCCTGCCAACAGCTGCTAATTACACAAGAGTTCGATGTTTGGCTGCCACAAATGAGAACTACTTCTATGCGGTTTATGTCCCTGAGTATTATTATCGTCCTCAACCGTCGTGCTCGCTTGTTGCAATGGCTCTTGTAGATTATCATCCGGACATGAAGTTCACTTCGTACGAAGCCGTCATGAAACTATTGTAGGCAGGGTTTGATATTGGATGTTCGGTTGAGTGGAGGGACTGCTTCTTGGCTGGTAAGAGTTGCGGAGTACGTTCATGGCATACTAAGCCACGCACCTATGTATGTTCACAGGGTTAgtattgttggaaattttgagtagaatttCATTGTCTCACATTGCTCACCATTAAAAGGCCCcctcactttataaggcttTGTCGCTTAAAAGAAAGTGATTGGAGTGATGGACCATGAACAATAAAATTGGGCTTACCCTTGAGGTTGGGCTTTGGGATgtattaattatcaaaagatgggccttggggctcgggctctaataattaaattatttaattatttattttcgaatttaattaattaattattttttaccaaCAAACTCATCCTTTCAGATGAAGTCTGAAGTGTGGTGAAAGAACACAGAAAGCAAACACCCCTCTGAGAAGATATCTCCCAACATATGCATCCCTTCTCCATACCTATTGCGAACATGcataatcatattatatatacatccatctgcatgacatttagaacaaataaaaacataattCTCCTTCTACAATCCAAAACATTCTTACTGAGAGAACCACAAAGAAAATTCGTCATAAGTTAAGTTTTTCGATGCTGGAATTCTAACTTGAtcgttgaatcctggtgaagcagacgttcgtagaactacaagcattcaGTATGGACGAAATTTCTTTTTCAAGGATATTGCAGTACGTAAGCCTCGATCTTCTATTTATCTGCTTAATTATTATTGCATTCTGTTTATATTCTGTAAAATATTTATTCGCCTTTATTATTAGCCTATATAAGTTTGTTACAGATTGTTGACATATATCCAACAAGTATCACATCCGAAGTATTATAACGTCACGTCACAATGTAACAGTCACACTTAATAATTTATGAAGTATCCATATGCGACTAATTTTGTGTATGCCTAAGTTTATGACCACGCTTAATTTTATGTCTTGCTTATGTAAAGCCAAGCCagaaattgtttttgaattagTTAAAAGTGTTTTCCGACAGGCAAAAATGTTCATTTCACTTGATATTCGTAGGAATCGGTGTGGGAGGTATTctatttttctatatatacattATTCATTAATCTGGTTCAAGTTTGCAACTTATAGAAATCATCATTTCTCTGCATTTTCAGCTGTAATTGGTCTGTTGTGTATAATTCTTGTACTGGTGGTTGTTATTCGAAGATGTCATAGAAGCCGAAACGAAGCCCAGAAAAATCTCCAGAATCATAACCAGCAGTCGTCGGCCCCTGCAATCACCAATTCTTGAGCTTAACATTTGTATGTTGATGTGTGTAACTTCCAAAGCTCCTGGGGTGCTCATGCAAATAATTCAGATATTGGGTCAATTTGGGCCTATTGGCAGTTTGGTCTAGTTCTTTGTTTATGGGCCATTGAGCCTTGTACATTTTCCAAATAGGCCTCATTTCATTGGGCCACTTGTTATAAATTGTTTCTCAAAAGACTATAATCTCCTTCCAACATGAAATTGCATATTATAAAAataggaattgttattggcactccaaaaatctcattctacattacaaactttatatatttgaaaagaaaaa from Pyrus communis chromosome 4, drPyrComm1.1, whole genome shotgun sequence harbors:
- the LOC137732253 gene encoding E3 ubiquitin-protein ligase RHA2A-like; its protein translation is MGLQSQLNDVSSDSIPLLLIALIASSINHLRSSLLTLLHFLGLSPHPGPGTDYDEGDIAGPTVGSGLAGPDNLSDQLAINRQLSYPYDRDDAVATARDCDCVVCLCTLRDGEQVRMLQCRHVFHKHCFDSCLNHLNFNCPLCRSPVVNLDGGALPRSRLSRDLRHWLSIR